The sequence GTTGTTTCTCGACAACGGGAACCGGGTATATGGCGTGGAGCCTAACGAAAAAATGCGCGGCGCAGCCGAGGAGCTGCTAAGCAACAATCCCAATTTCATCAGCGTCGCAGGATCGGCCGAGGCCACCACACTGAAGCTGAACAGCGTGGAGATGATCGCCGCCGGGCAAGCCTTTCACTGGTTTGATCGCGCGGCAACCAAGGCAGAATTTATCCGCATCCTGAAGCCCCATGGCTGGGTGGTGCTGGTATGGAACGAGCGCAAAGACGACAGCACTCCCTTTCTCAGGGAATACGAGCAGCTTCTTCGCCGATACTCCCGCGATTATGAGCGCGTGGATCACCGCAAGATCACGAATGAAATTCTGGAAGAATTCTTCAGCCCGGCAAAATTCCGCAAGCGCGTTTTCGAGAAGACGCAGGACTTCGATCGCGAAGGCCTTCTGGGTCGGCTCCGCTCGTCTTCTTATGTTCCGGCTCCGGGCGAACCCCATCACGAAATCATCGTGCGCGAAGCCGAGGGTCTGTTTGAGAAATACGCCGAAAACGGCAAGGTACGGTTTGAGTATTCGACTGCCATGTACTTTGCGCTGTTCAAGGCTCCGCACTGAATCCATGCCGTGGCGTACTTTTACACTCCTTTCACATTGCCCCATTAGCCGTTCAATGCCCAAATCACGCTGTCCGGTATTCCCAGCCAACGCGTACGTTCGGGATGTGTTCTAATACGCGTACTTTCATAAGGATGGAGATCAACCTTAGAATCCGGCGCCGCTGGAAGGCCATTCATCGCCGCAGCCGCGAGCTGAAGATGATCGCCAGGGCGCTGCTCTCCACCGACCATCCCATCCTTGCCCACATCATCCCAATGCGGCGATGCAATCTCACCTGCACATATTGCAACGAATACGACAAAACTTCAGAGCCGGTGCCGCTCGACGAGATGCGCCGGCGTCTCGATAAGCTCGCCGCACTGGGCACGACGATCATCACCATCTCCGGCGGCGAGCCCCTGCTTCACCCCGAGCTGGATGACGTCATCCGCCACATCCGGAAGCACAGAATGATCGCCGGCATGATCACCAACGGCTACCTGCTGACCGCCGAGCGCATCCAGCGGCTGAACCGCGCCGGACTCGAACACCTGCAGATTTCAATCGACAACGTCACCCCCGACGACGTTTCCAAGAAAAGCCTGAAGGTACTCGACAAGAAGCTCCAGCTCCTGGCCGAGCATGCCGAATTTCACGTGAATATCAACTCGGTAGTTGGTGGAGGCATTCGCAGCCCGGAAGACGCACTGGTGATCGGGAAACGAGCGCTGGAGCTGGGACTCACTTCGACTGTCGGCATCATTCACAATGGCGATGGGCAACTGATGCCTCTGGGCGAGAAGGAGCGCGCCATCTACCAGGCGATGAGGGCGATGGAGAAGGCCAGCTACGCCCGCATCAATTATTTTCAGGACAACATCGCCAGTGGACGGCCTAACGAATGGCGCTGCCGTGCCGGTTCGCGTTATCTCTACATCTGCGAGAATGGGCTGGTTCACTATTGTTCGCAACAGCGGGGATATCCGGCGAAACCGCTCGCGCAGTACACCATCGATGACATCCGGCGCGAATACGTGACCGAGAAGTCATGCGCGCCGCACTGCACTGTGTCCTGCGTACACCAGATTTCCTATCTTGACTCCTGGCGCGCTCCGCAGAAGAGCGACGTTCCGCCGACCCCTGCGGGAGAGGGCGAGCTGGTGCATATCCGGTAAGACCGCTCATCCCATCAACAGCTCTCTGGCCCTTTGCGTTGCCTTCACCACGGCTCGGATCAACGTAACGCGCAACCCGCCCTCTTCCAGTTCCAGGAGGCCATCAATCGTGCATCCGGCGGGCGTCGTGACCGCGTCTTTCAACAGAGCCGGATGGTCGCCGGTTTCCAACACAACTCTGGCGGCTCCCAATGCCGTCTGTGCCGCGAGCAAAGTGGCCATGTCACGCGGCAGCCCTACCTTCACTCCGGCTTCGGCCAGCGATTCCAGGATCACGTAGATGTATGCCGGCCCGCTGGCGGAGAGCGCGGTGCAGGCATCCATGTGCTGCTCGTCTACCAGCAACGTCTTGCCTACGGCATCGAATAACGTTCGCGCGATCTCCAGATGATCCGAGTTCGCAAACCTGCCCTTAGCGATTGCCGTCATACCGCAACGAAGCATGCTGGGCGTGTTAGGCATGGCGCGAACCACGGGAACGTCGGCGTCGAGATGCTTCTCGATATAACTTGTGGGCACAGATGCCGCCACGGAGATCACCAGCTGCGAAGGCTTTACTGCGTGCTTGATCTCATGCAGCACACTGCTGACGACCTGCGGCTTTACCCCAAGCACGATGACATCTGCCTTGCGGACGGCCGCCACGTTGTCGGTGCCCACCGCAATCTGCAGTTTTTCTGCGACGCGACCAGCGCGCTCTTCATGCTTGACGGTGGCGCAAGTCTGATTGCGCGCGATGATTCCGTTGTCCAGCAGCGCCTGCAGCAGAATGCCTCCGATCTTGCCCGCACCCAGCATGGCAAGACGTTGGCCGCCGAGACCCTTGTCGATAGTTGTTTGCTTTGCCTTGGTCATGGGCTTTCCTCTTTATTCCCAAAACGCAACGACCCACGATGCATGGCACCGTGGGTCGGGGAAACTCGCTCTTTTCGGCTCGTCTCTCAGTTCGCCTGCACGCCACTCACGCTGCCCGCGTCTGGGCGCGGGAATGCCGGTCGCGGATATGCGCTTCCGGTGCGAATTGGGAGGCCAGGTATGCTCATTGCCGTGCCGCTAAGGTACATGGGATGAAGCTGAAGGTCAACCACGCGCTGCCACCGCACCGATCGACGTTCCGACTGCCCTGCGGAGCGCAGCCCTTGCCAACAGGCGGGTCGAGTCCAGGGTAGGAAGTGGCGAGTCAACCGGCGAAACCAGCAGTGGGAGTTCGGTGCAGCCCAGCACCACGGCATCGCAGCCCTGGTTCTTCATCCGCGTGATCACTGCCTGAAAGTAGCGCAGAGAAGCCGGCTTGAACTCCCCGTAGACCAGTTCATCGAAAATGATCTGGTTGATGCGTTCGCGCTCTTCCTTATCAGGGCGAAGGAATTCCAGGCCGCGGGCGCGAAGCTTTTCGGGATAGACATCGCTTTCGACAAGGTACTTCGTCCCGGTCACTGCCAGCTTGTGATAGCCGAGGCGCACCGCTTCGGACGCCGCTTCCTCTGCGATATGCAGCCAGGGAAGCGGAGACCGCTCGCGCAGGAAAGGCAGCGCCTGGTGAGCGGTGTTGTCAGGACAGATCAGGAAGTCGGCGCCGGCGTTGGCCAGCTTCTCCGCCGAGGCAAGCATAAGTTCCGCCACGCCCTGCCAGTCGTCGCGCTCGATGTGGCGCATGTACTCAGCCAACGGAAATGTATGCATGGTGACTTCCGGATGATTGTGCGGTCCGAGGAGCGACGCGCCTTCCAGGCACAAAGCGCGGTAGCAAAGGGCAGCGCCCTCGGCGCTGACCGCGACGATTCCGATGTGCTCGGGCATACGTTTAATGATTATGGCTGCTTGGCCGCGGCTGCGGAATTTTCCTAAGACTTCAGAACTTCCTCTGGAGGGGGATGGCCCACACTTCCAGCCTTTTTGGGGGGGAGGCAGTGCAACTACTCTATTTCGGCACTCACCCGGAACCGCCGGGATTCCGAGTCCCAGCGAAACTCGAGCACATTGGGCTGGCAGCAAACCTGGCAATCCTGAACATAGCTTTGGCGGCGGCGGCCCGCAGACTCATCGATATCCGCATCGTTCCACTCGCCGCAACCCGCGCACTGAAAGGAGGACTGAATAGGCAGGGTCATGGGTGCAGCGGTCCCTCGACCTGCTCCAATAGTTCGCTTACGCAGTTGTAGTTAACCTCGGGGTACGTACCTAATGGACGCGCCTTCACGCGGAACGGTAAAGATTCTAATGGACTCTTCGGGATGCGTCCGGGCTTCAGGACCTTCAGAAAAAACAAACCCACTTGATTCAGCTTGGGCATGCGCACAACCTGATCCTCCTCGCGAACTATTCTGACGTCAATCCTCAAACCTATTCAAATATTCCTGCTTCCGCTCCTCCGGCAAAAACGACGCCCGAAACGAATTCATTGCGAGCTCCCGCAGGTCTTCATCGCGTAGCGCGAACATTTCCTGAGCCAGCCGATACTCCCGGTTCAGCGAAGTAAGAAACATCTCGGGATCATCTGTGTTCAGCGTGACCATCAGGCCGTGATCGAGGAAGGTCCTGAGCGGATGTTGCCCAAGATCGGGGCAGCAGCCGGTGTGCAGATTGCTGGAGAGGCAGACTTCGATCGGGATCTGCGATTGTGCCAAATGCGCCATCAGCTCCGCATCCCGCCAGGCATTGAGCCCGTGACCGATTCGTTCCGCACGCAAGCCATCAAGGGCCATGGCGATCGACTCCGGTCCGCAGCTTTCGCCCGCATGACAGGTGAGCCGCAGGCCGTGCTTGCGCGCCTGGGCGTAGACTTCGCCGAAAAGCTCCGGTCCCGCCCGCTTCTCGTCACCACCGATTCCGAAGCCAACCACGCCGCGATCGTGGTAGATCATCGCTTCCTCGACCACGCGCATCGCCGGGGCTGGCCCGAAGTGACGCGTGGCGTCGAAGATCCAGAGCAGGGATATGCCGAAGTCGCGCTCCCCGCGGGTACGGCCGCTCTCCAGGCCTTCAAAAATCGGCGCAAACTCCTGCCCACGGAAGTGAATGACTCCCACCGACACGTACACCTCAGCATGCAGCACATTTTCTGCATGCAGTTTTTGCATCAGCCGATAGGTGATGACTTCAAAGTCCTCAGGCGTTCGCAGCCGTTCGGAGACTGCCTTGAAGGCCATCAGAAAGCCGAGAAAATCTTCGTAGCGATAGAGTCTCTCAACATCCGCCTCGGTCAGTTCCTGGCCACTATCGGGGCCGACAATGTAACGGGGATTCTCGACCCGCAGAGGAGTGTTGTGACGGCGGCTGAGTTCTGCCAATGTAGGCGGATCGACCGAGCCCTCCAGGTGGAGATGGAGTTCGGCTTTGGGAAGCGAACGAATAAATTCGCTGACCTGATTCTCCTGACCAAGTGACATCCGCTCCAGTTAAACACAGCAGAGCGGAAATCCAGAGGGCAACCAGCCACATTACAGCTGGCGCCGATATTGGCTGGGAGTCACGCCGGTAATTCGCCGGAAGACCTTGGTGAAATGCCCCTGATCGACGAAACCCAGCCTGGCGCTGGCTTCCAGGATGCTCACCTCGGGATCACGCAAGAGCTCCCTGGCATGGGAGATTCTCTGGCGCAGCAGGTACTGGTGCGGGCTGAATCCCGTGCTCTGCCGAAAAAGGGTCGAGAAGTGATGCGGGCTCAAGTCCGCCGTTGAGGCGAGCGAGCTCAAGGAAATATCCTCACCCAGGTTCGCACGAATGTACTCCAGAACGCGCCTCAGCCGCGCCGCCGGCAAGCCGTCGCGAAAGGCAGGCGCCTGGGCGGGCGAACCCGAGTATCGTTGCGCCAGATAAACCGCCAGGGTTTGCCCCAGGGACTCACCGAACAACCTGCCTGCGGGACACCCAGCCCGCAATTCTGCGTGCATGGCCCGCATCAGTAATTCGATCTGCGGATCTTCAAAACTCCAACGTTCTTCCAGTTCACCGGGTTCGCGGAGCGACTCCTGTCTCGCCGACTCGAAGACTTTAGGATCGATAGAAAGGATGACATGCTCGAGGGGGCCGTTCCAGGAGACGGAATCGCGTGTTCCCCGCGGCAGCAGCACCAGATTTCCCGCACGCCTTAAGACGCTTCCGGGGCCGCTGGTGGAACGCCAGGACATCCCGACAGGATTTCCAATATGGAGATTCACCACATGGGTCAAATGCTGGTGCTCGGGAATCTCGACACGGCTACCAGCATGCTGCTCGAGCTGGAGGCCTTCCCAGCCGCAGGTGGCGCTGGAAATCACCGGATCCCGAGGCCCCAGCGGCGACACCTTGCCGTTCTGGAGAACCTCAATTCGCTTTCCACTGTGCTCGGCCAGGTCCATTGCGTCCCCACAGTCAGTTGAGATTTAGAGTCAGCGGGGACGCCGGCAGTCGCAATTGTTAGCGGAAGGGAGAGCCGGCCAGTTGTTAATTCCTGAATCGATTATTGATGTTGATGAATCGCGGAATCGGAACACTGCAAAACTACCAATTGCAGCGCGTGTCTGCGTCAGGAAGCGGTTCCGTTTCTCGGATTAGAGCCAAGAACAAAAAAGGACGCCTTCGTGGCGTCCTTTCGCAAATCAGGAATCCCCGGATGCTTAGTAGGAGAGGAACAGCTGCGGTCCACCCGAGGAAGTTGAAAACGCATCCGCCTGTCTGCCTTCGGAAGCGCTAACCTTCTTGCTCAGCTTGTGCCCCTGGTGGTTGGCGGGGTTCACATATTCTTGCTGGCATTGGTATTCCGGATAGGAAGTGCAGTTCTGCTGGCTGACAACCGTGGCTCCGGCGGCGACGTTCTCGCAGGCAAGATGTTGGCCGCCATCTGAAGAGTCACAGCGCAAGAGGACTTGCGAGCCGGAAACCGGTGTCGCTAACAGGGCTGCCGTTCCTGCGCTTGCAGTCTGCGCATTCAAAGCCACTGGCGCAACCATAATTAAGGTGACCAATAGTCCTAGGAAGAGTGCCAAATTCGTATTTTGCCGTTTCATAACCGTGCCCTCCTGATTCGGTGATCGCGTCTCACCGCGTTCAGTCAATAGACGCGGAACCGGCCAATAGCATTGGTCTGTTCTTGCGGGATTTGGTCAGATCTTGCGATTTTTTGGTTAATGATGTTTGGGGGCAGCATAATCCCTCATGGTTTGTTCCTGATTCGTAAGGAGCGGCTGAAGCCGCAATGGGAAACAGAATCCAGAAGCCGGCCAGAAAAGCTCAGAAAAGCATAGATGCTTCGCTCGCGATGCGGTCTCAGCATGAGCCCGTCGAGGCTATGTTGAGCGCCGATAGCTAAAATGCCTTGAGTAAAATGGATCGGAATTCTCTCAGGAAGGTTCTGCAGCCATGGATGCGCAAGCACCACAATCAATCTCGTCGCCGCGAACCGTCTACGTCACACTCGGCGGGCTGCCCCTGTTCATTCAGTTGAAGTGGCCATTCCGCCCTTCCACGGCGGGATCAGATTTCCATGTCCTGCACGCCGACATTGAACTCGCCGACGGACGGGGCCTGCATGCTCCCGTCTCGGTAAACCTGACGCGGACCGTCGAGGAGGTGCTGGCGTCGCTCGAGCGCGTCCACACCGAGGCTCCCGTGATCAACGCGCTGCGCAAGGAAGTGGACAGCCGCCAGCTGGAATTTCTTAAGTCCGGCAAGCTGGTGCCGGTGAATTTCAACAGCCGCCTGTACGACTTCAAGCGCGGCCGCTGGGCGTTCGGGAAGGCCGGCGATGAACAGATCAGCGAGCTGCTGGCCCGAAAAGCTTACTGGTCGGTGAAGGCGGGTATCACCGACGACCTTTGGATAGGCGACCCGGTCGAAGCCATGTACGTGGACTCCACGCCGGAGAACCTGGTGGCATTAGCCAAGAAGCTCGCGTCCAATAACCTGGTGCACCTCCAGGGCGATCGCATCCGGCCGACGGAAGCGCTGATGGGGCAGTCGGCGAAATTCGAAAACGATACGCGCGATGCGCTCCAGGCTCTGGAGCAGAAACACGCGTTCGAGCGGGGCTAGAAGTTTGTACCCTGGGGGCGTGAGAGCTAGTGTTTTCACGAAGTTAGCTAGGTTTAGGTCTGCAGCATATTGATTCTGCAGGGTTTAAATTCCAAGTTATTGAAAGAATCAAGCCACGGATTCTGCGGAATTAGCCTGGACCAGAAGATAAAGGTTTGAAGCCGAAGCTCTCAAAGGGGTGCAGTCGTCTCTGACGCGAAACGATGGCTGGGAGTTCCCCTTAGCCTATCTTCACTCCACACGCCACAATTCCAGTGTAACCAAAACGGACGGACAATTGGGACATCTGGTCTTGGACGGTATCTATTTCCTTATCAGTAAGATGGCAGTTAATTGAGGGTGTGCGGGGGTTGACAAGCTCAATGCCCAGGCATGGGGTGCTGTGCCTGGTCGGCGTGTGGCACCAGTTCCAGGTAGATCTGGCGGGGGATGTGCGAATCCCAGTGTCCGGTGGCCTTGGCTACCCCTACAGTTCCGAGGAACGACATGGCGATTCCGGCGGCGAGCGCCCAGGCAGGGAAAGGACGCCGCAGGGCCGAAAGCGAGAGCGCGTCTTGCGCCGGACAGACGGCGACGCACTCGAGGCACGCGGTGCACTCGGCGGAGCGGATGGCGATTAGTTTATCCACGGGAAGGAAAGCGGGGCAGGCGCGGGCGCACCTGGCACAGTCGATGCAGGCTGAGGGGCGCCGGCGGATGCGCAGCGGGCTGGGAAGCGCCGCCAGTCCGAGCAGGGCGCCATAGGGACACAGATAGCGGCACCAGAAATTCTGGATGAACACGGACAACACGAGCAGGGTGCCGATCACGATCGCACCGGTGGTTCCCAGGAAGCGGAAGAAGTCGAGCATCTTGACGTCAGCAATCAGGCCATAGGGGGAGCGCAGGAAGGAGGCGATTTCGGCGCTCGTCATGCTGCCGACGGCCCAGAGAAAAAAGCCGAGCAGCAGGTACTTCAGGCCGCGGAGTGGAAGATCGAGCCAGCGCGGCAGGGCGAGATTGCGGCGAAAAATACGGCGTCCGAGCTTCCACAGATATTCCGAGAGCGTGCCGACCGGGCAGAGCCAGGAACAGAAGGCTTTGC comes from Terriglobales bacterium and encodes:
- a CDS encoding methyltransferase domain-containing protein yields the protein LFLDNGNRVYGVEPNEKMRGAAEELLSNNPNFISVAGSAEATTLKLNSVEMIAAGQAFHWFDRAATKAEFIRILKPHGWVVLVWNERKDDSTPFLREYEQLLRRYSRDYERVDHRKITNEILEEFFSPAKFRKRVFEKTQDFDREGLLGRLRSSSYVPAPGEPHHEIIVREAEGLFEKYAENGKVRFEYSTAMYFALFKAPH
- a CDS encoding radical SAM protein, whose amino-acid sequence is MEINLRIRRRWKAIHRRSRELKMIARALLSTDHPILAHIIPMRRCNLTCTYCNEYDKTSEPVPLDEMRRRLDKLAALGTTIITISGGEPLLHPELDDVIRHIRKHRMIAGMITNGYLLTAERIQRLNRAGLEHLQISIDNVTPDDVSKKSLKVLDKKLQLLAEHAEFHVNINSVVGGGIRSPEDALVIGKRALELGLTSTVGIIHNGDGQLMPLGEKERAIYQAMRAMEKASYARINYFQDNIASGRPNEWRCRAGSRYLYICENGLVHYCSQQRGYPAKPLAQYTIDDIRREYVTEKSCAPHCTVSCVHQISYLDSWRAPQKSDVPPTPAGEGELVHIR
- the proC gene encoding pyrroline-5-carboxylate reductase; the encoded protein is MTKAKQTTIDKGLGGQRLAMLGAGKIGGILLQALLDNGIIARNQTCATVKHEERAGRVAEKLQIAVGTDNVAAVRKADVIVLGVKPQVVSSVLHEIKHAVKPSQLVISVAASVPTSYIEKHLDADVPVVRAMPNTPSMLRCGMTAIAKGRFANSDHLEIARTLFDAVGKTLLVDEQHMDACTALSASGPAYIYVILESLAEAGVKVGLPRDMATLLAAQTALGAARVVLETGDHPALLKDAVTTPAGCTIDGLLELEEGGLRVTLIRAVVKATQRARELLMG
- a CDS encoding amino acid racemase; its protein translation is MPEHIGIVAVSAEGAALCYRALCLEGASLLGPHNHPEVTMHTFPLAEYMRHIERDDWQGVAELMLASAEKLANAGADFLICPDNTAHQALPFLRERSPLPWLHIAEEAASEAVRLGYHKLAVTGTKYLVESDVYPEKLRARGLEFLRPDKEERERINQIIFDELVYGEFKPASLRYFQAVITRMKNQGCDAVVLGCTELPLLVSPVDSPLPTLDSTRLLARAALRRAVGTSIGAVAARG
- a CDS encoding CPXCG motif-containing cysteine-rich protein, which encodes MTLPIQSSFQCAGCGEWNDADIDESAGRRRQSYVQDCQVCCQPNVLEFRWDSESRRFRVSAEIE
- the add gene encoding adenosine deaminase, with amino-acid sequence MSLGQENQVSEFIRSLPKAELHLHLEGSVDPPTLAELSRRHNTPLRVENPRYIVGPDSGQELTEADVERLYRYEDFLGFLMAFKAVSERLRTPEDFEVITYRLMQKLHAENVLHAEVYVSVGVIHFRGQEFAPIFEGLESGRTRGERDFGISLLWIFDATRHFGPAPAMRVVEEAMIYHDRGVVGFGIGGDEKRAGPELFGEVYAQARKHGLRLTCHAGESCGPESIAMALDGLRAERIGHGLNAWRDAELMAHLAQSQIPIEVCLSSNLHTGCCPDLGQHPLRTFLDHGLMVTLNTDDPEMFLTSLNREYRLAQEMFALRDEDLRELAMNSFRASFLPEERKQEYLNRFED
- a CDS encoding AraC family transcriptional regulator, yielding MDLAEHSGKRIEVLQNGKVSPLGPRDPVISSATCGWEGLQLEQHAGSRVEIPEHQHLTHVVNLHIGNPVGMSWRSTSGPGSVLRRAGNLVLLPRGTRDSVSWNGPLEHVILSIDPKVFESARQESLREPGELEERWSFEDPQIELLMRAMHAELRAGCPAGRLFGESLGQTLAVYLAQRYSGSPAQAPAFRDGLPAARLRRVLEYIRANLGEDISLSSLASTADLSPHHFSTLFRQSTGFSPHQYLLRQRISHARELLRDPEVSILEASARLGFVDQGHFTKVFRRITGVTPSQYRRQL
- a CDS encoding 4Fe-4S binding protein, with amino-acid sequence MSARLTISEVAPESPPQARPKKKLIRRLKSDRSQPLRRSLQIAFLILNVIIGVQFYFWVRYYETAEATRYVARPAGVEGWLPIAGLMNLKAAILTGRIPTIHPAGMFLIAVFLSISFLFRKAFCSWLCPVGTLSEYLWKLGRRIFRRNLALPRWLDLPLRGLKYLLLGFFLWAVGSMTSAEIASFLRSPYGLIADVKMLDFFRFLGTTGAIVIGTLLVLSVFIQNFWCRYLCPYGALLGLAALPSPLRIRRRPSACIDCARCARACPAFLPVDKLIAIRSAECTACLECVAVCPAQDALSLSALRRPFPAWALAAGIAMSFLGTVGVAKATGHWDSHIPRQIYLELVPHADQAQHPMPGH